In Luteolibacter flavescens, one genomic interval encodes:
- the hisH gene encoding imidazole glycerol phosphate synthase subunit HisH, with product MRVGIIDYGAGNLRSVANAVSALGVEYFLVSSADQMEGITHLILPGVGAFGDCMAELEKRGLTGPIRDWVASNRPYFGICLGYQILFEESVEAPGVSGLGVFRGKVQRFTEDGRKIPHMGWNSAPPVNLADPMWEGLGDEPFFYFVHSYFPVPENENIIAMTTEYGETFASAIRSGAVVATQFHPEKSQQAGLKLLGTFLEVGVPMES from the coding sequence GTGAGGGTCGGCATCATTGATTACGGCGCGGGCAACCTGCGCAGCGTCGCCAATGCCGTCTCGGCACTGGGCGTGGAGTATTTCCTCGTCTCCTCCGCGGACCAGATGGAGGGCATCACTCACCTGATTCTCCCCGGCGTCGGTGCCTTCGGCGACTGCATGGCGGAGCTGGAAAAGCGCGGCCTCACTGGCCCGATCCGCGATTGGGTCGCGTCGAACAGGCCCTATTTCGGCATCTGCCTCGGCTACCAGATCCTCTTTGAAGAAAGCGTGGAAGCCCCCGGCGTCTCAGGCCTCGGCGTCTTCCGCGGCAAGGTCCAGCGCTTCACCGAGGACGGTCGCAAGATCCCTCACATGGGCTGGAACTCCGCGCCGCCGGTGAACCTTGCAGACCCGATGTGGGAAGGCCTCGGCGACGAGCCCTTCTTCTACTTCGTCCACTCCTACTTCCCCGTGCCGGAGAACGAGAACATCATCGCGATGACCACGGAGTATGGTGAGACCTTCGCCAGCGCCATCCGCTCCGGAGCCGTCGTCGCCACCCAGTTCCACCCGGAGAAAAGCCAGCAGGCCGGCCTCAAGCTGCTCGGTACATTCCTCGAAGTGGGAGTGCCGATGGAGAGCTGA
- a CDS encoding PTPDL family protein, with product MKAHRLFRYLPLLAIASVSADTFELKDGTTIEGTIVKEDGSDYIISVQVTKSIKDERRVPKADVVKQTAEQKDETEFAELAKLVPTPDLQSAETYQAQTIKVESFIKRHPQSPKKVEALKLLSVLEKEFDVVTAGGVKFKGELISADERKPKAYALDAGIQAATLKAAAERGELITALRAWTKLETGYQGSSAYRENIPYAVRVMRSHLSAVTASLAGFDARAKSRADGLSMMSGNDRSLSTAAIQEEQAAYTALLEKDKAAGHKWPALDPYVKAPMEETKRLLESEIRRLESVDTAQLPKSEQAYETAWAAVTKSGATAQEVSAALSAARSASLPQPYIDLLTKAAPAAPAN from the coding sequence ATGAAAGCCCACCGCCTTTTCCGCTACCTTCCCTTGCTGGCCATCGCCAGCGTCTCCGCCGACACCTTCGAGCTGAAGGACGGCACCACCATCGAAGGTACCATCGTCAAGGAGGATGGAAGCGACTACATCATCTCGGTGCAGGTCACGAAGTCCATCAAGGACGAGCGCCGCGTGCCGAAGGCGGACGTGGTGAAGCAGACCGCCGAGCAGAAGGACGAGACCGAATTCGCCGAGCTCGCGAAGCTGGTGCCAACCCCGGACCTCCAGTCTGCCGAGACCTATCAGGCCCAGACGATCAAGGTGGAGTCCTTCATCAAGCGCCACCCGCAGAGCCCGAAGAAGGTCGAGGCCCTGAAGCTCCTCTCCGTGCTGGAAAAGGAATTCGACGTGGTGACCGCCGGGGGCGTGAAATTCAAGGGCGAGCTGATCTCCGCCGACGAACGCAAGCCGAAGGCCTACGCTCTGGATGCCGGCATTCAGGCCGCGACCCTGAAGGCGGCGGCAGAGCGCGGCGAGCTGATCACCGCCCTGCGCGCGTGGACCAAGCTGGAAACGGGCTATCAAGGCAGCAGCGCCTACCGTGAAAACATCCCGTACGCGGTACGCGTGATGAGGTCCCACCTCTCCGCCGTCACCGCCAGCCTCGCCGGATTTGACGCGCGCGCGAAGTCCCGTGCCGATGGTCTGTCAATGATGTCCGGGAATGACCGCAGCCTCAGCACCGCCGCCATCCAGGAGGAGCAAGCTGCCTACACGGCCCTGCTCGAAAAGGACAAGGCCGCAGGCCACAAGTGGCCGGCACTCGATCCCTACGTGAAAGCTCCGATGGAGGAAACCAAGCGCCTGCTCGAAAGCGAGATCCGCCGTCTGGAGAGCGTCGATACCGCACAGCTCCCGAAGTCCGAGCAGGCCTATGAAACCGCCTGGGCCGCCGTGACCAAGTCCGGCGCTACCGCCCAGGAAGTCTCCGCCGCCCTCTCCGCCGCCCGAAGCGCCAGCCTGCCTCAGCCCTACATCGACCTCCTGACCAAGGCTGCACCTGCCGCACCGGCCAATTGA
- a CDS encoding roadblock/LC7 domain-containing protein has product MDPLEPWIDASAVRRLAENLLADNGQPEVAASPDAGFGSDFVGFAEGAPRPAAALPVAPPPIPQAAPAPSVRAPSEEVFERQLEAPLPPSAESVPAEPLPPGRGPLLVRLARFRDALIRHTGARGVFILDREGKPVMEDPAYTRMHFLARSLAQAYRPVAGQAGNVHVKIGANDVLEVVPVETPFGWLVLGTVVPRPLTAVVVAEIAAALKQAATPEGA; this is encoded by the coding sequence ATGGATCCGCTTGAACCATGGATCGACGCCTCGGCGGTGCGCCGCCTCGCGGAGAACCTGCTGGCTGACAATGGCCAGCCGGAGGTTGCTGCATCACCCGACGCGGGATTTGGCTCGGATTTCGTCGGATTTGCCGAGGGGGCACCCCGTCCGGCAGCCGCATTGCCCGTCGCGCCGCCGCCGATCCCGCAAGCTGCCCCGGCCCCCTCGGTAAGGGCTCCGTCGGAGGAAGTTTTCGAGCGCCAGTTGGAAGCCCCGCTGCCACCGTCGGCGGAGTCGGTTCCGGCCGAGCCGCTGCCTCCGGGTCGTGGTCCGCTGCTCGTGCGTCTCGCGCGTTTCCGCGATGCCCTGATCCGCCACACCGGCGCGCGCGGTGTCTTCATCCTGGATCGCGAGGGCAAGCCGGTCATGGAAGACCCCGCCTACACGCGGATGCACTTCCTCGCCCGCAGCCTCGCCCAAGCCTATCGCCCGGTCGCCGGGCAGGCTGGGAATGTCCACGTGAAGATCGGAGCGAATGATGTGCTGGAAGTCGTTCCCGTGGAGACGCCCTTCGGCTGGCTGGTGCTGGGCACCGTGGTGCCGCGGCCACTGACCGCCGTGGTGGTCGCAGAGATCGCCGCAGCGCTGAAACAGGCTGCGACGCCGGAAGGAGCGTGA
- a CDS encoding DUF255 domain-containing protein, whose protein sequence is MSKVIIPAIGLLALTATVSSCRKGESSSGSSSSSSAARPIVSAELENQMANAPQGLLASRKDSPVKWQQWDPAILKRSRDADRLIFVFLCSAQYPGCLEALDAIDQDPELVARFNNEFIPVLAELSVARECGIAAGMLSEELRAPMNFPYVLLLSPDGHEVGWRAIPFDTKDSFRDSIDNVTDMAMAMWREDPAFTHRNSKSDHARRMSRIPQPDAVADAATRDAFLLRTTRQMISQYDQDIGTLSGTGGLFPIGSLQFLALAANSPTIPQDIAARSREAVSAFGHQVLRSAMVDPLDGGVYTTRMGPSWDLPIIQRTCMTQARSARALVSLYSSIGDALPLDVALGAVKFAEEQFSTADGLFANQRQPVPTKFEEWMWSSDQINAALSPQEAALWKALFSVQDLGNLPMEVDPSRKFFRLNTFGTRIPMEKAAAAAKVDPAQAPALYESARKKLLAARLTRMPQPAPAAHGEASSSFRMVSAYAALFTATGDIAWRDKALALAKGAREAFSKGNLLIEQGAPVSPVVADARAFTYALAIQAALDLAEVTLDESWRLWAGDLATVVGEQFIDKNGRMLEARPASTPLQLLMMDRIMLFDDSTVGLMRMNAARLEALGQPSPPEMAKLASSLPRPEIQPIVVADSILAASFARSRVIVELPADPSAEWRDAATKLPLDLIARRIGTGSTVTVHLPDGTKVTPANPADLAAAVAAPKP, encoded by the coding sequence ATGTCGAAAGTCATCATCCCCGCCATCGGCCTTCTCGCCCTGACGGCCACCGTATCTTCCTGCCGGAAAGGTGAAAGTTCCTCCGGAAGCTCCTCAAGCTCGAGCGCTGCCCGGCCCATCGTGTCAGCAGAGCTGGAGAACCAGATGGCCAATGCCCCCCAGGGCCTGCTGGCGAGCCGGAAGGACTCGCCCGTGAAATGGCAGCAGTGGGACCCCGCGATCCTCAAGCGATCGAGGGATGCCGACCGCCTGATCTTTGTCTTCCTCTGCAGCGCCCAATACCCGGGCTGCCTGGAGGCGCTGGACGCTATCGACCAGGACCCGGAACTGGTGGCCCGCTTCAATAACGAATTCATCCCCGTCCTCGCGGAATTGAGCGTCGCTCGGGAATGCGGGATCGCCGCGGGAATGCTGTCGGAGGAACTCCGCGCGCCCATGAATTTCCCCTACGTGCTGCTCCTTTCCCCGGACGGCCACGAGGTCGGCTGGCGCGCGATCCCCTTCGACACGAAGGACAGCTTCCGCGACTCCATCGACAACGTGACGGACATGGCCATGGCGATGTGGCGGGAAGACCCGGCCTTCACCCACCGGAACAGCAAGTCCGACCACGCCCGGCGAATGTCTCGCATCCCGCAACCGGACGCGGTCGCCGACGCCGCCACCCGGGACGCCTTCCTGCTGCGCACTACGCGCCAGATGATCAGCCAGTATGACCAGGACATCGGCACGCTGTCCGGGACCGGCGGCTTGTTCCCGATCGGAAGCCTGCAGTTCCTCGCGCTGGCGGCAAACAGTCCCACCATCCCGCAGGACATCGCCGCCCGCAGCCGGGAAGCCGTCTCGGCATTCGGCCATCAGGTTCTCCGCAGCGCCATGGTCGATCCTCTGGACGGCGGCGTTTACACCACCCGCATGGGTCCTTCGTGGGATCTCCCCATCATCCAGCGCACCTGCATGACCCAGGCCCGCAGCGCGCGGGCGCTGGTGAGCCTCTACTCTTCCATCGGGGATGCCCTCCCTCTGGACGTGGCGCTCGGAGCGGTGAAATTCGCCGAGGAGCAATTCTCCACGGCGGACGGCCTCTTCGCCAACCAGCGCCAGCCCGTCCCCACCAAGTTCGAAGAATGGATGTGGAGCAGCGATCAGATCAATGCCGCGCTTTCTCCTCAGGAGGCAGCCCTGTGGAAGGCGCTTTTCAGCGTCCAGGACCTCGGCAACCTGCCGATGGAGGTCGATCCCTCGCGCAAATTCTTCCGCCTCAATACCTTCGGCACGCGCATTCCCATGGAAAAAGCAGCCGCTGCCGCCAAGGTGGACCCGGCCCAAGCCCCCGCCCTCTACGAGAGCGCACGGAAGAAACTGCTCGCGGCAAGGCTGACCCGCATGCCCCAGCCCGCCCCGGCTGCCCACGGCGAGGCCTCGTCCAGCTTCCGCATGGTATCCGCCTACGCGGCCCTGTTCACCGCCACGGGCGACATTGCGTGGCGCGACAAGGCGTTGGCGCTCGCAAAGGGTGCCCGCGAAGCCTTCTCAAAGGGTAACCTGCTCATCGAGCAGGGCGCGCCCGTATCCCCGGTCGTGGCGGACGCCCGCGCGTTCACTTACGCGCTGGCCATCCAGGCCGCGCTCGATCTGGCCGAGGTGACGCTGGATGAATCCTGGCGCCTGTGGGCCGGCGACCTCGCCACCGTGGTCGGCGAGCAATTCATCGACAAGAACGGCCGCATGCTGGAGGCCCGCCCGGCATCCACGCCGCTGCAGCTTCTCATGATGGACCGGATCATGCTTTTCGACGACTCCACCGTCGGCCTCATGCGCATGAATGCCGCACGCCTTGAGGCGCTCGGCCAGCCTTCGCCGCCGGAAATGGCAAAGCTCGCCAGCTCCCTGCCCCGCCCGGAGATCCAGCCCATCGTGGTGGCCGACTCGATCCTCGCGGCCTCCTTCGCCCGCTCGCGTGTCATCGTGGAATTGCCCGCCGATCCCTCTGCCGAATGGCGCGACGCCGCGACGAAGCTGCCACTGGACCTGATCGCGCGCAGGATCGGCACGGGCAGCACGGTGACGGTCCACCTTCCCGATGGAACCAAGGTCACGCCCGCAAATCCGGCCGATTTGGCCGCTGCGGTAGCCGCCCCCAAGCCCTGA
- a CDS encoding ParA family protein: MISIAVSSQKGGVGKTTASINMAHAFARAGLRTLLVDADPQGSVGLSLTRQSRMLSGFYDYLADPGIPLERLLVPTRLETFTLVAAGQASDYEVGGAPTGAHLARVRGFMRAVEARGFDIVLIDTPAGLFGLTADIIASSDSVLIPQQAEPLGIRSVPKMLEGLNRLRVIHPRLLVLGVLMTMVQADMTESRESVMALRQLLPEDLVLRTMIPRDGLFVKASARGLPIGVLEEGAGALAVFDALRAEIEAKFERAGHPSLRRDGSA; this comes from the coding sequence GTGATCAGTATAGCGGTTTCCAGTCAAAAGGGCGGCGTTGGCAAGACCACCGCCTCGATCAATATGGCCCATGCCTTCGCCCGGGCAGGGCTGAGAACCCTGCTCGTGGATGCGGATCCGCAGGGATCGGTCGGCCTTTCGCTGACCCGCCAGTCCCGCATGCTGTCCGGATTCTACGACTATCTGGCAGATCCCGGCATCCCGCTGGAGCGGCTGCTGGTGCCTACCCGCCTGGAGACTTTCACCCTCGTGGCGGCCGGCCAGGCCAGTGACTACGAGGTGGGTGGCGCGCCGACCGGGGCGCACCTCGCCCGTGTGCGCGGATTCATGCGCGCGGTGGAGGCCCGCGGTTTTGACATCGTGCTGATCGATACCCCGGCGGGGCTTTTCGGCCTCACGGCGGACATCATCGCATCCAGCGACTCCGTCCTCATCCCGCAGCAGGCGGAGCCTCTCGGCATCCGCTCCGTGCCGAAGATGCTGGAGGGCCTGAATCGCCTGCGGGTCATTCACCCGCGGCTTCTCGTGCTCGGAGTGCTGATGACGATGGTGCAGGCCGACATGACGGAAAGCCGTGAGTCGGTGATGGCACTGCGGCAGCTGCTGCCGGAGGATCTGGTGCTGCGCACGATGATCCCGCGCGACGGACTTTTCGTGAAAGCCAGTGCCCGCGGCTTGCCCATTGGCGTGCTGGAAGAAGGCGCGGGGGCCCTGGCGGTCTTCGATGCCCTGCGAGCGGAAATCGAAGCGAAATTCGAACGAGCCGGCCACCCCTCCCTTCGCCGCGATGGATCCGCTTGA
- the hisB gene encoding imidazoleglycerol-phosphate dehydratase HisB has protein sequence MFARTSHQNRQTAETQIDLTIDLDGDGTSTISTGIAFFDHMLTLFSRHGLFDLNIDAKGDLEVDSHHTVEDTGITLGEAMREALGDKRGIRRYGCCYLPMDETLARVVVDLSNRPHLEFRAPLNTPSAPNLPFTLVEEFCRALASNLRANIHVELLYGRDGHHIAEAIFKGLARALRDACERDPRVKGIPSTKEAL, from the coding sequence ATGTTCGCCCGCACTTCCCACCAGAACCGCCAGACGGCGGAGACCCAGATCGACCTGACCATCGACCTCGATGGAGATGGCACGTCCACCATTTCCACCGGCATCGCTTTCTTCGATCACATGCTCACGCTGTTCTCGCGGCACGGGCTCTTCGACCTGAACATCGACGCGAAGGGCGATCTGGAAGTCGACTCCCACCACACCGTGGAGGACACCGGCATCACGCTGGGGGAAGCGATGCGGGAAGCGCTGGGCGACAAGCGCGGCATCCGCCGCTACGGCTGCTGCTACCTGCCGATGGACGAGACGCTCGCCCGTGTGGTGGTCGATCTCAGCAACCGCCCTCACCTCGAGTTCCGCGCACCGCTGAATACCCCGTCGGCCCCGAATCTCCCCTTCACGCTGGTGGAGGAATTCTGCCGCGCGCTGGCGTCGAACCTGCGCGCAAACATTCACGTGGAACTGCTCTACGGCCGCGACGGCCACCACATCGCCGAGGCGATCTTCAAGGGCCTGGCCCGCGCGCTGCGCGACGCCTGCGAACGCGACCCGCGCGTGAAGGGAATCCCCAGCACGAAGGAGGCACTGTGA